From the Chloroflexus aurantiacus J-10-fl genome, one window contains:
- a CDS encoding DapH/DapD/GlmU-related protein, whose protein sequence is MTDRLRLYLSRQASSLPRYLAEQVLQSVCGWVPGLVGIGLRALAYRALMQIEGIVAIEDGVRIRFADNVRLGRGVYLDHGVYLHACPGGISIGAESMVMKNAILHVYNFRNLPHSHITIGQRSLIGESCILRGQGGITIGDDVYLGTLVQVLAVNHVFHDTTRPISAQGITAQGITIGDGSWIGSGAIILDGVRIGRNVVVGAGAVVTKDIPDYCVAVGNPARVVRDLRADPLPHERLTVPVY, encoded by the coding sequence ATGACGGATCGATTGCGACTCTATCTGAGCCGACAGGCAAGCTCATTACCACGATACCTGGCCGAACAGGTGCTGCAAAGCGTATGCGGCTGGGTACCTGGTCTGGTCGGCATCGGCTTACGGGCACTGGCCTATCGGGCATTGATGCAGATAGAGGGTATCGTCGCCATCGAAGACGGTGTACGTATCCGCTTTGCCGACAATGTGCGCCTGGGGCGTGGCGTCTACCTCGATCACGGTGTCTACCTGCATGCCTGTCCCGGCGGCATTAGCATCGGCGCCGAAAGTATGGTGATGAAGAACGCAATCCTTCACGTCTACAATTTTCGCAATCTCCCCCACAGCCATATCACTATCGGGCAACGCTCGCTCATTGGCGAAAGCTGCATCTTGCGCGGACAAGGCGGTATCACGATTGGCGACGATGTCTATCTGGGCACGCTGGTACAGGTGTTGGCCGTCAATCACGTCTTTCACGACACAACCCGCCCGATCAGTGCGCAAGGTATCACGGCGCAGGGCATCACCATCGGTGATGGTTCCTGGATTGGCAGTGGCGCGATTATTCTCGACGGCGTGCGGATCGGGCGCAACGTCGTCGTGGGTGCCGGTGCTGTGGTGACGAAAGATATTCCCGATTACTGCGTCGCTGTCGGAAATCCAGCTCGTGTTGTACGCGATCTTCGTGCCGATCCGTTACCACACGAACGCCTGACTGTACCGGTCTACTGA
- a CDS encoding glycosyltransferase family 2 protein: MATLSVVIPAYNEEDGIAAIVERVLAIRPALKEVGVDDLECIVVDDGSKDRTAAIVQGFGDQVRLIRQQNRGYGGALKTGFSQARGELIGFLDADSTYPPEYFPAMCREVLAGADIVIGSRMAGAHSEMPLVRRIGNTIFATMLSLVAGVRISDSASGQRVLRRSILPIIYPLPNTLDFTPAMSTRALHEGLRMVEIPIPYKERSGRSKLHVIRDGLRFTKSIVWTALTYNPVRIFGGLGLLLLLLAGLLILGQSIGIALGMLLGWSFPQLFGALVLAVAGVTLYTTGTSFSYLVALFHKRAIRQGLFGRRGNGRRIERHYWWLGLLAMIGGVMTYVAAVAFDLTNPALPHSWFAPVVSAMLVLMGVQLVSAWGLARVLAELSRRESEQEADLNWTYVPLTTPVETAPQTA; this comes from the coding sequence ATGGCGACACTTTCAGTTGTGATTCCGGCGTACAACGAAGAGGATGGCATTGCGGCCATTGTTGAGCGCGTGCTGGCAATTCGACCGGCGCTCAAAGAGGTGGGCGTAGATGATCTGGAGTGCATCGTTGTTGATGATGGCTCGAAAGATCGTACCGCGGCTATCGTGCAGGGATTTGGTGATCAAGTACGCCTGATCCGGCAACAGAATCGTGGCTATGGCGGCGCGTTGAAGACCGGTTTTAGTCAGGCCCGTGGCGAACTGATCGGCTTCCTTGATGCCGACAGCACCTATCCGCCAGAATACTTTCCGGCGATGTGCCGGGAGGTGCTGGCCGGCGCCGATATTGTGATCGGGAGTCGTATGGCCGGTGCCCATAGCGAGATGCCGCTGGTACGCCGGATCGGTAACACCATCTTCGCCACCATGCTCTCGCTGGTCGCCGGTGTACGCATTAGCGATAGCGCAAGTGGCCAGCGCGTCCTACGGCGCTCAATTCTTCCGATCATCTACCCATTACCGAACACCCTCGATTTTACGCCGGCAATGAGCACCCGTGCCCTTCACGAAGGGCTGCGCATGGTAGAGATTCCCATTCCCTACAAAGAGCGCTCTGGGCGCAGCAAGCTCCACGTGATCCGCGATGGCCTCCGCTTTACCAAATCGATTGTCTGGACGGCCCTGACCTATAATCCGGTTCGTATCTTTGGCGGATTAGGACTCCTCTTGCTCCTCCTGGCCGGCCTGCTCATTCTGGGGCAGAGCATTGGCATCGCGCTCGGCATGCTGCTTGGCTGGTCGTTCCCGCAACTCTTCGGCGCCCTGGTGCTGGCCGTCGCCGGTGTGACCCTCTACACCACCGGCACGTCGTTCAGTTATCTGGTTGCACTGTTCCACAAACGCGCCATCCGCCAGGGTCTGTTTGGTCGTCGCGGAAACGGACGACGGATTGAACGCCATTACTGGTGGCTGGGATTGCTGGCGATGATTGGGGGTGTCATGACCTACGTCGCGGCTGTTGCCTTCGATCTGACCAATCCCGCCCTGCCTCATTCGTGGTTTGCGCCGGTCGTGAGTGCCATGCTTGTTCTGATGGGAGTACAGTTGGTCAGTGCGTGGGGGCTGGCGCGGGTGCTCGCCGAACTAAGCCGCCGCGAGAGCGAGCAGGAAGCTGACCTGAACTGGACATACGTTCCACTCACAACACCAGTCGAGACTGCGCCACAAACCGCCTGA